The DNA window GGATTTCCTCGAAGGTGTAGAACCTCCCCGGCTGGCGGGTTTCCCGATACGAGGACTTCTTGTTGAGTTCGGGATGACGCTTCGACTCGATCCGATACCCCGGGTAATCGGTCAGGTGCCAGTGGAAGACGTTGAGCTTGAGTCCGGCCATCGTCTCGACGAAGCGCTCGACCGTTTCGATCTCCTGAAAGTTGCGCCCGACGTCGTGCATGAAGCCGCGCACCGGAAACGCCGGCCAGTCGTGAATCGTGACCAGCGGCACGCTGCCTTCCGCGGCAAGTTGCTCAAGGGTCGCAAGACCACGAAGCACACCCAGATCGCTCGCCCCTTGGATCCGCACGCCATCACCGGCGACCGACAACGCATACGCCTCGGGACCTCCCGCGACCGGGCCAATCGAAATCCTCAGGTCAAGATCACCCTCGGGCAGCGCGTCCAACTTCCGCTTCGCTACGCCTGGATCGCCGACGACCTGCACCCTCCATCCACTCCCCTCGATCGCACCCTCGCCCCACTCGACTTCGCGGGGAAACGGGACCAGCGGCACCGGAGAATCCCGCCGTGCGCCGCTTCCGGGATCAAATGCGTCAACCGGATCGCCTTCGAGCAACTCCTTCACCGGCAGTCGGAGGAAGTAGATTTCCGCAGGCCCTTCGTAGAGCACTCCCAAGTGACCCTCACCGACCGGAGCCAGGCAGGAGTAGCCCGAACCACTACGAATGTCGTACAAAGCATGGAACTGCTCCGGCCAGCTCATCCCCTTGTCGTCGGACACCTTCACGGTCATCGTGTGCCGACCTCGGGTGGTCGCCGGATTTGAGAAGAAGAGCCGCTCGCCGACACCGGGCACATCCCACTTCAGCAGGCTCGCCATGCAGACGCTCTCGGGCAGCGCCTTCCGGTCCGTCGGGTGAAACTCCCACGTTTTGCCGAGATCACGCGTGGTGGCCACGGTCCGGGCGCCACCGCGGTTGTCGCGGCAGTTGATCATCAGCACGCCTTCCTCGACCTCAACCAGTTGGGCTTCGGTGGTGTTGTCCTTCACACCGGTGCCGATGTGCCACGTCTCGCCGCGGTCCTTCGACCAGATTAGGGTCGACCATGGCAGACCGTCGCCCGCCCGATACTGTGCCGGAAACACCAAGGTGCCGTCGGCCATCGTGATTCCGGTCCCCGGACCGTCGAGCAGGAGCCGCCAGTCCGGATTCTTCACCTCTTTGGTGATGTTCCTCGGCTTCGACCAAGTCTTGCCGTCGTCGTCGCTATGGACCAGCACGAGCTGGCCCGTCTGGGACGGTTCGAGCCCGGGCCCCGAGCCGTTCCATGCCCGGTTGCCGTGACTCCACAATGCCGCAATCCAGATCCTTCCTGTTTTGCGGTCCACGAAGACGCAGGGATCACCGACGCCGTCACCTCCACCCTTGCCCATGTCGATTCCAACCCGCATCGGCTCCCAGTTCGCACCTCCATCGGTCGATCGTGAAACGCCCACGTCGATGTTCCCGGGAAGATCGCCGGCGTTATCATAGCGGATGTCATAAACCGCGATCAGCGAACCATCGTTGGTCTCCACCATGCCGGGGATCCGGTAGGCTTTCGATCCGTCATCACCACGCTGTCGCAGCGCCACCCCGATTCGCTGGGATCCCGGAGCCGAACCCGCGACCACCTCCGTCACCTCCCCCGACGCCTTGATTCGGGCGACCGACGCATCGACACACCCATCGATGTCCGCCTCCTCCTTGAGGCGCACCGAAACCCAGAACCAGTTGTCGCCCGCCTGAAGCGCCCGTCCTCCGGAGAAGGCCACGGTTTCACCCGTAACCTCGCCACCGAACCGTTCGCCGAATCCACCGGTCGGGTCCTCCTGCCCGCGCAAAAGCTCCACAGCAGCGACATCCTCCAACCGGCTCGTGCCCTGCAGGCTCACCTCGACCGCCTCAAGATTCAGCGGCTCCAGGGCGCCCTCGGTCACGATCTTCAATCCGAGCACCGGGTTGATGTTCTTGCCCCTGAGCACCGGAACAACCGGTTGGGAAACGCTCACCTCCTTGACGCGCATCGGCTTCTCCTCCGTCACGTCGATCAGATCCAGCATCACGCCCGACTTCTCCGGCGCCGTGCACCGGAACCGCAACGTGGCGGTTCCCGCGGCCAGCGGCACTTCGACCCGTGTGTGGAAACCACCCACCTTCACCACAGCGTCGCCGTTCCAGATTTCGACGAACCGTCCGTCGGTCCCCGCCGCATCGATCCGGAACTGGAACGGAGCATGTGCCGTCCATCTCTCCGACCAGAACGAAAGCCGTGCGCGCTTCGCGAGTGGAGAGGCGAGCGACAGTTCCATCGCCTGCTCACCCCCTCCCACCAGACGCAAGGAACGGTTCCCCGCCTTGGCGTGCCCGGAGTGAACCTCAGCCTGACCTTGCGCTGCCGACCAAATTCCGACCTCCGATTCGAGACGTTCGAAGCCACCCGCCGGCAGATCCTCGAAGGACTCCGCACCCAATGCCGCCCACGACAGGGACAGCCAGATCCATTTCACAAACTTCATGCGCCGACTAAACGATCGGGCCTGCCCGCTTCCGTTCATCAACCCACTGGTTTGCTCATCCATCCAGTCCGGCAGCCGACCGTCCGAGCCGCTGGCCGACGGGTTTCTTGTCGGGCGGATGCACATCCGGGCTATCCCAACCGAGATCCTTGGTCTCGATCAACTCCACATGGTCCATCTTCGCAGCGGCCCGGGACTGGACTCCGCGAAACTCCGGCCACCACTTGCGGCTCGGGTCGTTGCCCCCGATCCGCGGCAACTGGACCATGTGAAAGGGCAATTCCGCTTGTCCGAGTTGCGCGCGCCAGCCTTCGACCAGATCCGTGATCAGACGTTCGTTCCACGCATCGTCGTGGACCGCCGCATTGGTCTCGCCCTGATACCAGAGCACCCCGGTGAAGGGAAAACCGCGCCACCAACGGACACCGCTTTCGTAGAGGAATCCCGGGGTGAAAGGATGCTTCGCGTCCCGGCCCGCGAGATTGAGTTGGGCCCGCCCCCGTGCCCATGCGCCGATCCTCTCCGACTCGATCCACGACGGTTTCAGTAGTTCCGCATACTCGTTGCGGGCTTCGAGCGTCTCTGTCGGCAGCCACGCCTCCGCGCCACTTCCGCCCACCGAATTGTCGATCAGCCCGACCGGCACACCGGCGGTGGCATGGATCACCTTTCCCGCCCACCAGCCGACCGCCGAAAACTCGCGAGCCGAAGCTTCCGTCGCAACCTTCCACTCGCCTTGAAAGCAACGCCCGGGGGTCAGGCGATCCACCTCGGCATCGGTATACGCACGACCACCCGTCGGAACCGCGGTCAGGTTGAGCAGACGGATCGTCGGGACCTCCCCTGCCGTCTTCGCTTCCTCCGCGCCGCCCACCGCACGGCCCAGCGGAAAATCCATGTTCGACTGGCCGGAGCACAGCCATACCTGACCTACGAGGATGTCTTCGAGAGCCACCGATTCGCCCCCGGAGGTGACCTTGAGAACGGCAGCCGCATCACTGGCCGGAAGCGACGGCATCGTGACCCGCCACTTGCCTTGGTCACCCGCCTTCCCCGAAATCTCGTTCTTTCCCAAAGCCACCGTGACGTCCGCTCCCGGCTCCGCATCTCCCCAAACCTCGAACGGCCTCTCCATCGGGAGCACCATGTGGGAGCCGAAGGGCCGGCCGAATTCCAAAGCGGAAACGGGCAAAACTAGGAATGCCGCTAGAAAAAGACCGAGCTTGTGAGGCATGGAGCCAATCCACACAGCCTGAAGCGGAACAGCAAGCACCGCCAAACTGGTTGGATCAACCGACCATCAATGCAAGGATGACCGGCGGCCAGGCTATTTCTCAGATTGCGATTGATGAGGTTTCGTAATCTTCCGGTGCTGGGCTCCATTCTCTTGGCGACCGCTTCCCCCGTAGCCAAGGGCGCGATCACCGTCACGAAGGATTCCGGAGACTTCGGATACCTCTACGAGATGTCCACCAACCCGTCGGGGCAGGATCTCGACGGCAACTCCACCGGCGACTGGTTCAACGCGACCGCCAACGGACTGACGATCCCGCAGACGTATTCTGGTGGAGTGGCGGTTTCCAACCAGTCGGCAGGCACCCCCGAAACTCTCTTCAGGACCGACTACGGCGGAAGCATCACCCGCAACACCCTCGCCAACGCCAACAGTCCGTGGACGGTCGAAGTCAGCGTGCGCAAGACAGGGGGCACGCAGGGCGCGGACGGCTGGTTCGGCGTCGCGATGCAGAACCCGGGCGCGAGCCAGTCCGTCCGGGTGAACTTCGAGGATGACCGGGTCAGCTACCGGACTTCGCCCACCAATACCGACTATCTCCTCGGGATCAATTTCGCCGACGGCGAGTTCCACACGATGCGGATCGCCTACGAGGGGTCCGACAGCTACTTCGTGTGGATTGACGACACCCTTCTCAATACGGATCTCTCGACGGGCTTCGCGGGAGGCAACGGAAGCTTCAACACGGGCGGCAGTTGGTTCATGGGTGACTTCTCCGGCGGCATCGCC is part of the Haloferula helveola genome and encodes:
- a CDS encoding family 20 glycosylhydrolase produces the protein MKFVKWIWLSLSWAALGAESFEDLPAGGFERLESEVGIWSAAQGQAEVHSGHAKAGNRSLRLVGGGEQAMELSLASPLAKRARLSFWSERWTAHAPFQFRIDAAGTDGRFVEIWNGDAVVKVGGFHTRVEVPLAAGTATLRFRCTAPEKSGVMLDLIDVTEEKPMRVKEVSVSQPVVPVLRGKNINPVLGLKIVTEGALEPLNLEAVEVSLQGTSRLEDVAAVELLRGQEDPTGGFGERFGGEVTGETVAFSGGRALQAGDNWFWVSVRLKEEADIDGCVDASVARIKASGEVTEVVAGSAPGSQRIGVALRQRGDDGSKAYRIPGMVETNDGSLIAVYDIRYDNAGDLPGNIDVGVSRSTDGGANWEPMRVGIDMGKGGGDGVGDPCVFVDRKTGRIWIAALWSHGNRAWNGSGPGLEPSQTGQLVLVHSDDDGKTWSKPRNITKEVKNPDWRLLLDGPGTGITMADGTLVFPAQYRAGDGLPWSTLIWSKDRGETWHIGTGVKDNTTEAQLVEVEEGVLMINCRDNRGGARTVATTRDLGKTWEFHPTDRKALPESVCMASLLKWDVPGVGERLFFSNPATTRGRHTMTVKVSDDKGMSWPEQFHALYDIRSGSGYSCLAPVGEGHLGVLYEGPAEIYFLRLPVKELLEGDPVDAFDPGSGARRDSPVPLVPFPREVEWGEGAIEGSGWRVQVVGDPGVAKRKLDALPEGDLDLRISIGPVAGGPEAYALSVAGDGVRIQGASDLGVLRGLATLEQLAAEGSVPLVTIHDWPAFPVRGFMHDVGRNFQEIETVERFVETMAGLKLNVFHWHLTDYPGYRIESKRHPELNKKSSYRETRQPGRFYTFEEIRGLFRKAHSLGVEVLPEIDMPGHSEYFGKAFGFGMQDPRGTEICADLLDEFCDEVIKPLREEGIAVPRFHLGSDEVGITNKAFLPKMVETLRGHDLDVVVWRPGALPDKNCITQLWAKGRPVSGVRFIDSAVNYVNHMDFLDGPPHAFFWQPCWRPEGDGQALGSILCHWPDINTGGEENVYRQSPVVPAMVAGAERFWRGLPEAHPDLWARLPAPGDPRVEAFRLFERDLVALGARLGEQWPFPYLAQTPLRWRVIGPFPHGGDTAKSFPPEKMERVESVELGGTQFEPVEVVGATIHFRHFFGTGGVLEGNPQEGTAYAETRIWSDEAMDLACWIGFNTPSTSDRRCGPTVEGKWSHEDGMVWVNGNALAPPEWKNPSYKPKQTWADEVPFVDEAYAYREPTMVPLQKGWNRILVKAPRKRDGWKWMFTFLPLEPVKVEP
- a CDS encoding sialate O-acetylesterase — translated: MERPFEVWGDAEPGADVTVALGKNEISGKAGDQGKWRVTMPSLPASDAAAVLKVTSGGESVALEDILVGQVWLCSGQSNMDFPLGRAVGGAEEAKTAGEVPTIRLLNLTAVPTGGRAYTDAEVDRLTPGRCFQGEWKVATEASAREFSAVGWWAGKVIHATAGVPVGLIDNSVGGSGAEAWLPTETLEARNEYAELLKPSWIESERIGAWARGRAQLNLAGRDAKHPFTPGFLYESGVRWWRGFPFTGVLWYQGETNAAVHDDAWNERLITDLVEGWRAQLGQAELPFHMVQLPRIGGNDPSRKWWPEFRGVQSRAAAKMDHVELIETKDLGWDSPDVHPPDKKPVGQRLGRSAAGLDG
- a CDS encoding PEP-CTERM sorting domain-containing protein, whose protein sequence is MRFRNLPVLGSILLATASPVAKGAITVTKDSGDFGYLYEMSTNPSGQDLDGNSTGDWFNATANGLTIPQTYSGGVAVSNQSAGTPETLFRTDYGGSITRNTLANANSPWTVEVSVRKTGGTQGADGWFGVAMQNPGASQSVRVNFEDDRVSYRTSPTNTDYLLGINFADGEFHTMRIAYEGSDSYFVWIDDTLLNTDLSTGFAGGNGSFNTGGSWFMGDFSGGIAGDWEVDYIRYDAGTAAAPVPEPGIILLGAIGVLALLRRRR